The genomic window CTGCGTACTTTTAAAGGCAAAAGAATAGTTAAACTAACTAAAATGAAAACCGTAGCAAAGGAAATGAGTACAAGGTTAAAAGAATGAGCTCCCTCAATATTTTCGTTAAAAAGAATGAGTTTTGCTGTAATCAACGCAAAAAACAAAACTAAATCTAAAAAATAACATGATAAAGTTTTTGACTTAAGCACTGAAAGGATCCTTTCTGTATTAAGTATTTGTAATCTTTTATGAACCTTAATCTAGATAGTAACATTATAGATTAAATTACTCTCTTCGCCAAGAACCTTGACAGTTTTTAAAGGATAGTTTACACTACGTATAAGCAAAATCCTTTAAAATGGTACTGTGAGACCAGGAAGGAAGAAATACATTGCCGTACGATGGTAATTATTTTAGCCCGCCCTGGTTTTAGGCAGGCTTTAATTTTATCTTCTGAGCAATAAATAATTTCAGGAGGTGCGGTAATGAATTTAATTGAAAAGGCTAAGATTATGGACGCTGATAAAATGCGTCGATCTTTAGTTCGAATTGCCCACGAAATTGTGGAGAAAAACAAGGGCACCGAAAACTTGGCATTAATTGGCATTCGCCGTCGGGGTGTACCTTTGGCAGAGAGGATAGCTAAGCTGGTTAAAGATATTGAAGGAGTGGATTTGCCTGTAGGTATTCTAGATATAACACTCTATCGTGATGATTTAACTACTCTAGACTATCAGCCTATTGTCCATAAAACTGAAATTCCTTTTCCTGTTTCAGGTAAAAAACTAATTTTAGTTGACGATGTACTTTACACAGGAAGGACTGTGCGTGCCGCTTTAGATGCTATTATTGATTTAGGTCGTCCACAAGTTATTGAGTTAGCAATTCTAATTGACCGTGGTCATCGGGAATTGCCGATTAGAGCCGATTATGTTGGGAAGAACGTTCCAACTTCAAATAAAGAAGTCATTGCTGTTAATTTAACGGAAATAGACGGCGTAGATGAAGTTAAAATTTTAGAAATTGCAGATTGATATCTTCAGAACTCCTTTAAAAATAGTCCCGTGAGACTAGCAAGGGGTGTTAGGGAAGAAGTAGCTAAACCCGAACCTCTTGTAGAGGTTCTTTTTTTATATTCCTATAAGGAGGATTAGCAAATGTGGAAACGCAAAGACTTGTTAGGCCTTAAAGAATTAAGTATTGACGAAATTAATATGATTTTAGATACTGCGGTACCAATGAAAGATATTATTAAACGTACTATTAAAAAGGTGCCTACTTTAAGAGGACGTTCCATGGTAACTCTTTTTTATGAGCCAAGCACTCGTACCAGGACTTCTTTTGAAATGGCTGCCAAATATTTAAGTGCTGATACATCCAGCCTTACAGTGGCTACAAGCAGTGTGGCCAAGGGTGAAACTTTAATTGATACAGGCAGAACCATCGAGGTTATGGGGGCCGATGTAATTGTGATTCGCCATGAGTCTGCAGGGGCTCCGCATCTTCTGGCCCAAAGTGTAGTAGCAAGGGTTATTAATGCAGGGGATGGAATGCACGAACACCCTACTCAAGGGCTCTTAGATCTATTTACTATGCGGGAAAAAAAAGGAGATCTAAGCAACTTAAAGGTAGCTATCCTTGGCGATATTTTGCATAGTCGAGTAGCACGCTCCAACATTTGGGGTTTAACTAAATTTGGGGCTGAAGT from Bacillota bacterium LX-D includes these protein-coding regions:
- a CDS encoding aspartate carbamoyltransferase catalytic subunit, which translates into the protein MWKRKDLLGLKELSIDEINMILDTAVPMKDIIKRTIKKVPTLRGRSMVTLFYEPSTRTRTSFEMAAKYLSADTSSLTVATSSVAKGETLIDTGRTIEVMGADVIVIRHESAGAPHLLAQSVVARVINAGDGMHEHPTQGLLDLFTMREKKGDLSNLKVAILGDILHSRVARSNIWGLTKFGAEVRVVGPSTLLPGEFKKMGVQVFHNVEEALRGVDVVNVLRLQKERQKKGLLPSLREYAKIFGLDQKRLSLAKPDALVMHPGPMNRGVEIMPDVYDSTQSVVDEQVTNGVAVRMAILYLLMGGGTGNEIIN
- the pyrR gene encoding bifunctional pyr operon transcriptional regulator/uracil phosphoribosyltransferase PyrR, with product MNLIEKAKIMDADKMRRSLVRIAHEIVEKNKGTENLALIGIRRRGVPLAERIAKLVKDIEGVDLPVGILDITLYRDDLTTLDYQPIVHKTEIPFPVSGKKLILVDDVLYTGRTVRAALDAIIDLGRPQVIELAILIDRGHRELPIRADYVGKNVPTSNKEVIAVNLTEIDGVDEVKILEIAD